TGCTCGATTTCGCGGCTCCTCTTGGCGAGTGGGCCCCAGGTGAGGGCCGACACCACTACCACTTTTCCTCCATGCTTATCACGTAGCTGTATAGCCGCCTCTACTGCGTTCTTGTCGTACTCGCTTATAGCTAGGGGCGTATTGTCTACGTCTACTTCCCTGCTGGCCTTAGACCTTAGCATGTTTGGGTCGAGGGACGCCTTGACGAGGACAGCTATGTTGAGCGGCAAGGGGTTGTCTACCTCCACACCCCCTAAGACCTTGGAGCTGTTCTGGACTATCTATGTAGCTGAATTGGGTAGTAACGCAGCGGTTTCTGTGGCCAAGCGGGCACCCCGGCACAGGGAGCAAAAAGACTTGTGCTATAGGGCTTAGCTCTTCTTCTCGCCTAGGCTCTCAGCGAGCAATTCGGCTATATCCTTCACCTCTACCTCGTAGTCTGGGGCCTCCGCTGAGAGCATCGTGTTGCAGAACGGGCACGCTACTGCTACTACCCGTGCTCCCGTGGACACAGCCTCCTCCATGCGGACGCGGCTCGGGCGCTTGCCTATCTTTATGTCGTAGAATACCCCGCCACCGCCGCCGCCGCAGCAGAAGCTCCTCCACCGGTTCCTCGGCATCTCAGCGACCTCCTCTACTGCCGCTGAGAGCACCTTCCTGGGCTCCTCGTAGAGGCCGTTCCAGCGGCCAAGGTAGCAAGGATCGTGGTAAGTGGCCTTCAGCTTTAGCCTAGCCTTCGGCTTCACCCTACCCTCCTCTACTAGGCGTGCTAGCAGCACTGAGTGATGGACTACATCCACCTTTACACCGTACCTCGGGTACTCGCGGCTGAACACGTTAAAGCCGTGGGGGCACGTCACTAGCAGCTGCCTGAACCGTAGGCGGGATAGTAGCTCGGTGTTCTGCTTTACGAACTCGGCGAACATCAGCTCGTCGCCGATGCGGCGGGCTGGCTCGCCGCAGCACTGCTGCTCCAGGGAGACTGCTACCCTCAGCCCTGCGCTCTTTAGTACCCGGAGGAGCGCCTCTACTGTGCCGCGTAGCCTAGGATCGTAGGCCGCGGCGCAGCCGACCCAGAGGAGGTAGTCGTACTCCTCGCCCTCGCGGGCCTCCTCTACGAGTCCCTGCTCTATTAGGCTGCTTAGCCACTCTTCCTTCTCTAACGGGTTAGCGCCGTAGGGGTTCCCGCTGCGCATTAGGTTGTAGCTTACCTGTAGCAGCTCGTCGGGCACGTGCTCGCCGCGCGATACTAGGCCGCGGCGTAGGTCTAGCACAGTCTCGACGTGGTGTATAAGCACGGGGCAGTTGTATACGCACGCGCCGCAGGTGACACAGCTCCACACTACGTCCGGCTCTACTATTAATGGTACCAGCTCCTCGTCCCACTTACCCTGCCTCATAGCCTCCCGGAGCTTTAGCACGAGATTCATCGGCGATAGTGGCCTACCGGTGGCCACTGCAGGGCACGCATTGTGGCACCGCGCGCAGCGGGTACACGCGTCGTAGTCCATCCGCTGTTTCCACGAGGTATCCATCAGTGTTACTACTCCGAAGGTTTTGCCCTCCTCGACTAGCTTCTCAACGTCCGGCACTGGCTTGAAGGCTGCTGGGTGCTCCAGCCTAGCGTAGAATGTGTTGAAGAACCCGCTGACGATTATGTGGGCTAGCTTCGTGCCAGGTATGGTTACCAGCAGCAATACGCTGATGACGAGATGCACTACGCGCACTATGCTGTAGAGCGCGAGGAACCCGGCCGGAGTCAGGCCCTCGAGTAGCGGCGATAGAAGTCTACCGGAGACATCCCACCACGGTATCCCGGCTGGTAGGTGAGCAGTAGCGGTGGCTGCGTCCAGCACCGCGCCGGTGACCACCACTGCTGCCAGCCATAGGAGCACCAGCTTGTCCTCAGGGCGTGACGGTAGGCCCGGTGTAAGCCCAGCTGCACGCCTAGCCCCCGCGGCCACTATGCCGGCTAGCAGTAGTATTCCGCCAATGTTTACAAGCACGCGGAATACCGTGAACACGTCTCCGCTAGGATACCTCGTAGCGGGCGCGTCAAGGATGTAGATTACTCCGGCCGCTGAGAGGAGCACCGCGCCCAGGTATATCAGGAGGTGTACCGCTC
The window above is part of the Pyrodictium abyssi genome. Proteins encoded here:
- a CDS encoding (Fe-S)-binding protein, which produces MRRPQWLLLAAAATVLQPARAAAATVGEMRGNCLACHVTPGGPFRYPVISGADYDLLRVLLVVPGIALFLYGLSRYIARWTHGGQRLSLDALATRLRNFVVAGVLQARVLRDKRGGAVHLLIYLGAVLLSAAGVIYILDAPATRYPSGDVFTVFRVLVNIGGILLLAGIVAAGARRAAGLTPGLPSRPEDKLVLLWLAAVVVTGAVLDAATATAHLPAGIPWWDVSGRLLSPLLEGLTPAGFLALYSIVRVVHLVISVLLLVTIPGTKLAHIIVSGFFNTFYARLEHPAAFKPVPDVEKLVEEGKTFGVVTLMDTSWKQRMDYDACTRCARCHNACPAVATGRPLSPMNLVLKLREAMRQGKWDEELVPLIVEPDVVWSCVTCGACVYNCPVLIHHVETVLDLRRGLVSRGEHVPDELLQVSYNLMRSGNPYGANPLEKEEWLSSLIEQGLVEEAREGEEYDYLLWVGCAAAYDPRLRGTVEALLRVLKSAGLRVAVSLEQQCCGEPARRIGDELMFAEFVKQNTELLSRLRFRQLLVTCPHGFNVFSREYPRYGVKVDVVHHSVLLARLVEEGRVKPKARLKLKATYHDPCYLGRWNGLYEEPRKVLSAAVEEVAEMPRNRWRSFCCGGGGGGVFYDIKIGKRPSRVRMEEAVSTGARVVAVACPFCNTMLSAEAPDYEVEVKDIAELLAESLGEKKS